The Leadbetterella byssophila DSM 17132 DNA window GATCGTCGGCATCAATACGGAGTCAAAAGCGGAAGTATTTGATGGAACCGACTTATGTGTATCTCCGGGTTGGACGGATGGGGGTACCCATTTTAAGGATCCGGGATACGAGTGGCTAGATGATCTGAATTCGATTCATGAAGCGGCCGCTTATGGTGGATTTACCCGAGTTATTGGTTTTCCGAATACCACACCGGTCATTCAAACCAAAGAGGCCATAACTTATTTCGAGCATTTTAACCGTACTAAGCCTGTACAACTCCTTAATCTAGCAGCCGTAACGCGCGAGTGTAAGGGGGAAGATTTTACGGACATGATAGACCTGCATAAAGGTGGTGCCGTAGGATTTTCTGACGGAAAAGAAGCCATTCAAAATTCAGACATCTTCCTTAAGACACTGCTTTACTTACAGCCTTTGAATGCGGTATTGGTAGTTAAATCAGAAGATAAATATCTGAGCATGTACGGTCAAATGCATGAAGGGGTTACTTCTACTTTATTAGGTATGAAAGGTATTCCTTCTGCCGGAGAGGAATTGATGATAATGAGGAACCTGAAACTTCTGGAATATAGTGGTGTGCAGTCTTCATTGCCGGTACTTCATTTCTCTACTATCTCTACCAAAGGTTCTGTAGAATTGATTCGTGAAGCGAAAGCAAAAGGGTTGCCGGTATCTTGTGATATAGCTGCGCATCATTTGGTTTTCAAAGATGAGGATCTTATGGGATTTGACACCCACTATAAGGTGTATCCTCCTTTCAGATCTACGGAGGATATAGAAGCCTTATTAGAAGGTTTGAAGGATGGTACCATAGATATGGTGATCTCAGATCACAATTCTTGGGATGCAGAGCATAAGACCTTGGAGTTTGATGTAGCTGAATTTGGAGCAGTTGGCCTACAAACGGTATTCTCCGTATGTGTAGAAAAATTGGGACTGGATCTAGCTATGGAGAAATTGGTTTATAATCCTAGAAATATCTTCCGTCTTCCTACGAGTTCAATTAAGGAGGGAGAAGAAGCAGATTTGACCATCTTCTCAGTAGAGGAGGAATATGAGTGCTCAGAAGATTACTTAAAATCGAAAGGGAAGAACACTCCATTTTTAGGTAAGGTCTTAAAAGGCAGGGCGAAGGCCGTAGTGAATAATAGACAATTCAAAAGCTTATGAATCCTATAGTTAGAAAATCTTTGATCTTTGGATCCATAGCAGGTGGAGTTTGCTTCTTATTCTTTTTGGTGATGTATTTTTTGAATCCCAATCCACTGGCGCTAAGACGGCCTGATTTGGGTATTAATATCATTTTTATAGGTGTAGCCATTTGGTATTACAAGAGAGAGAATGGAGGCTATCTTCATTTCTATGAAGGGTTTTCTTTAGGATTTTTGACGAATATTATCGCCGCTTTGCTAACTGGCGTCCTTATTTTTTTATTTTTGCAATATGTGGATGTGCGTCCCTTCGAAGAATGGACGGCGTGGAGTAAGAATTTACTACTGACTGATAGAGAAAGGAGCAAAGAGTTAATGAATGAACAAACCTTTCAGCAACTTCTTAAATCCTTTGAGGAGAAGTCCCCGGCTGTCATCATAGGAGATGAACTAATCTTTAAACAAATAGCAATTGTAGCCTGTACTTTATTTAGTATGGGTATGCGTAAAATCAAACCTTAATATGGAAAAAGTTTCTACTGCACGTATCGCACTAAAATGGGGTCTTATCTTCGGTCTAGTAAGTATTGTTATCAATACAATAGTGTACACTTTTAATCTATTGGAGCATCAAATGTTGAATGGTTTGATCTCCTTAGTATTGTCTTTTGCCATCCTGTACTTTGCCTTTAAAGAGTTTCGTGATCTGAATAACGGATTCATGAAGTTTGGCCAAGGCGTAGGTTTGGGAAGCTTGTTGTTTGTGACTGCGGGAGTTTTAGCTTCTACTTATGATTTGGTGTATAAAAGAGTTATTGATCCTACAGTTATTGAAAAGCAGTTGGATTTAATCCAACAGCAAAACGAGAAGATGGGGATGTCTCCTGAAATGATAGAACAGGCTATGGAGAAATCTAGACCTTTTATTGAAGGACCTTTTGCTTTTGTAATCATGGTGCTTTCGCTTGCGTTCATCGGCTTGTTGTGCTCTTTAATTATGGCGGCCATCATGAAGAAGAATCCGCCGGTTTTTGAATAATATATGTGGAGTATTTTTAGGAAAGAAGTTGCCTCCTTTTTCAATTCATTAATAGCATATATCGTTATTGGGGTCTTTTTACTCCTTAATGGTTGGTTGTTTTGGATCTATCCTGAAACCAGTATTCTGGATTATGGATATGCGGAGATGGATACTTTTTTCCAACTGTGCCCTTTTATACTTTTGTTTTTTATTCCTGCGGTTACCATGAGGACCTTTTCGGAAGAGTTGAGGTCCGGTACCATGGAGTATTTATTAACTCGCCCTGTCTCTCTTTGGGGAATAATTCTAGGTAAATATCTTTCATGTTTGTTGATCTTTTGCCTGGCATTACTTCCTACTTTGATTTATTACTTTAGTCTATATGTACTAGGTAATCCCGCAGGAAATATAGATTCTGCGGCAGTAGCAGGCTCGTATTTCGGGTTGATGTTACTGGCTGGTGTTTATGCTGCCATTGGTGTTTTTCTATCTTCTTTGACCAAAAATCAGGTGGTGGCCTTTCTGGTGTCAGCTCTGGTTTGCTATGTGGTTTTTGTAGGTTTGGATCAGTTCTCTCAATTGTTTTCCGGTAGTGTCCAATACTTAATCGCGCAGGTAGGATTAAGTATTCATTATAATTCCCTAGGTAAGGGTGTCTTAGACAGTAGAGATATCATCTATATGGGTAGTGTCTCTGTTTTGTTTCTCTTGTTAACATATCAATCATTAAACAACATTCGTAAATGATTTCGCTAAAGATCTTTCACATTAACACTTTCAGTTCAGAAGATTTTAAAGGTAATCCGGCGGGGGTGGTTCCTATGGATTTCTGGATTTCTGATGATTTGATGCAAAAGATTGCAAACCAGAACGGCTTGTCTGAGACGGCATTTTTTGTAAAAACGGTGAGAGGTTTTGCCATTCGTTGGTTTACTCCTGAGGTAGAAGTGCCTCTATGCGGGCATGCTACATTAGCCAGTGGTTATGTTTTGACTGAGTTCATGAATCATCCGGATGAAAGAATTTTGTTTGAAAGTAAAAGTGGGGATTTGGAATTTGTCAAAAAGGATGGACTCTTTTATTTGGATTTTCCTGCTTTTGAAAGCCATGAAATTTCTTTAGATTTTCCGTTCCAAAAAGCTTTGGGTGTTCAACCACAGAAAGTGTATCAAGCGAATGAAGATATCATGGCCGTGTTTAGAAATGAAGAGGAGATTGCTCAGATCAGGCCAGATTTTCACGCCTTATTGAAATTAAAGGGTAGAGGTTTGATTGTTACAGCTCCAGGTAAGAAGGTGGACTTTGTTTCCCGATTCTTCGCACCTAGTTTAGGTATTAATGAAGATGCAGTAACGGGCTCTTCTTTTACTAAGCTTTTCCCTTACTGGTCTAAGGAACTAGGTAAAACGGAATTTCAGGCCATGCAGATTTCCGAAAGAACAGGTAAGGTGACTGGACAGGTGCTGAACGGTAGGGTATTGATAGGTGGAGAGGCCATGCCGTACCTGAAAGGGGAGATTTATATCAAAAGCTGACAATATTTACGCATTTACTTGACAACCCCTTCTTGCATTTCGTATTTTTGTGATTATATTATAGTATGTTAGCTAAAGACTATAGCTAAATTAATCACTTCTAAATGAAATTATCATCTTTTAAATTTGATCTCCCGGATAGTTTGATAGCACAACATCCTTATGAGGATCGTGATGGTGCACGTATGATGGTTCTTCATAGAAAGACCGGGAAGATTGAGCATAAGCAGTTTAGAGATATTATTGAGTATTTCGGTGACGGAGACGTCATGGTAGCGAATGATACAAAAGTATTCCCTGCACGTCTTTATGGTTCTAAGGAAAAAACAGGAGCTAAGATCGAAGTATTCCTGTTAAGAGAGCTTAACAGAGAAATGCGTTTGTGGGACGTTTTGGTGGATCCTGCAAGAAAAATTCGCGTGGGCAACAAGCTGTACTTCGGAGATAGCGACTTAGTGGCTGAAGTAATAGATAACACTACTTCCCGTGGTAGAACCATTCGTTTCTTGTTTGATGGAAATCATGAGGAAATGATGCAAGCCATTTACGAATTAGGTGAAACACCCATCCCTAAGGACATTCTTCAAAGGGAAGTGGCGGATTATGATGAGGAAAGGTTCCAAACCATCTTTGCTAAGAACGAAGGTGCTGTAGCTGCTCCTATTGCTGGAATTCACTTTACTAAGAACATTGTTCGTAGAATGGAAATCAATGGTGTTGATTTTGCCCCATTGACTTTACATATAGGAATCGGAACCTTTAGACAGGTTGAAGTGGAGGATTTGACTAAACATAAGACAGATTCTGAAAACTTCTTCATTCCTGAAGCTACCTGTAATATAGTTAACCGAGCATTAGATGAGAACAAGAGAGTTTGTGCTATTGGTAGTACTTCTCTTCGTGCTATGGAGAGCTCGGTTTCTGCTAATAACCGGTTGAAGCCATTGGACAATGCCTGGACAGATAAGTTTATCTTCCCTCCATTTGACTTCAAAATTGCGAATGCCTTGTTGACGAACTTCCATTTGCCGGAGTCCATTTTGTTGATGACTACCTGTGCATTTGGTGGATACGATACCGTAATGGAAGCGTATCAAGTGGCTATTAAAGAGAAATACAAGTTCTTCACCTATGGTGATGCTATGTTGATCATATAATGTCCCAAAAGATTGCAGTGATCGTAGCGTCCGGCACGGGTAGCAGAATGGGGTCAGAAATTCCAAAACAATTTCTCCCCCTGAACGGTAAGCCCGTGCTGGTGCACACACTGGAGAAATTCTTATCCATACACGACTGTCACATTATTCTTGTTCTTTCTGAAGCCGGTAAAGCATATTGGCAGCCTATATCTGAACAGTTCTTCCCTGATACTTATATTCCGGTCATTACGGGTGGAGATACCCGATATCAATCCGTGAAGAATGCACTGAATTCCCTGGATACGGATGTGCCTACTATAGTAGCCATTCATGATGCAGTTCGTCCTTTAGTTCCATTAAACGTAATTCTTAATGCTTACGTAGTGGCAGAGCAATTTGGATCCGCCGTTACCTGTGTAGATAGTAAGGACTCTGTTCGTTTGATTACAGAAGATCGTAATCAAGCTCTGGAAAGGAAGAAAGTGAAGCTCATTCAGACTCCGCAAACCTTCCAGTGGGATATATTGAAAAAGGCGTATGAACTACCTTATATAGATAGCTTTACAGATGATGCCTCTGTAGTCGAAGCAGCGGGCTATACTATTCATCTGGTAGAAGGAAGTTATGCTAATCTAAAGATTACCACGCCTGAAGATCTTTTCTTAGCTGAACATTTACTTCATGAAAGCGCTCATTGATGGAATAATAAGAGGGGAGCGCCCTAGTTTGGCCAAAGCCATAACCCTGCTTGAAAGTTCCCTGCCTCAGGATAGGCAAAATGCCGCGGAACTTCTAAGATCTTTACCCAGTAATGATCGTCCTACCTTAAGGATAGGAGTGACCGGTGTGCCGGGAGTAGGCAAAAGTACCCTGATAGAATCCCTAGGCTTATCTTTTATTCAAGACGGTCACAAGGTGGCGGTCTTAGCTATTGATCCCTCTTCAACGGTTACCGGTGGTAGCATCTTAGGCGACAAAACCAGGATGCAGCAACTCTCTCAAGAAATGGATGCCTTTATACGTCCTAGTCCGTCTAAAGGGACTTTAGGGGGACTGAGTGAGCACACCCTACAATTGATCAAATTAGTGGAAGCGGCCGGGTTTGATCGCATTATTGTGGAGACGGTAGGGGTGGGGCAGTCGGAAACTGACGTAAAGCAAGTCTGTGATCTGGTCTTGCTCCTAACTATGCCCACAGTAGGTGATGAGTTACAGGGCGTCAAGAGGGGCATAATGGAAAGAGTGGATCTTGTGGTGGTCAATAAGATAGACCTTTATTCGGAGAAGATGGTTCAGGCTTTTTCTCAAGGGATTCGTCAGTCCATGCATTTGTACCAACAAGATTTGCCGGTTTTTCAAGTTTCAGCTGAAAGTGGTAGAGGAATGGAAGAATTGGTAGAATACCTGAGAAGACAAGAAGCCGGGGATAGAAAAGAAGCTGACTTGCTCGAGTTTAGATTGCGGCTCAACCAATTGCAGAAAGAACTTTGGGACGAAATGGTGGGTGGACTTCAAAAAGAATGGGAAGAAAAAGTTCTTCAGGGAGGCATGCTGCCTGAAGAGGCAGCATGGGAACTCCTGAACACGTTTAAACAGTCTCTACAGTGAATTTTTGATGATTTTTCTCGAACAGTGTGGAGAGCTTTTTGCTTTCCTCAAAATACTGTTCTTTGTTCTCCCATGTATTAGCAGGATTTAGTAGGAGAGAAGGCACTCCTGGGCAACAAAGCGGCATTTCCACACCAAAAATGGGGTGTTTTTGAGTAATTACTCCTTTTAATTCACCTTTCAAAGCTGCGCTGATCATAGCTCTTGTATAACTTAGTTTGATCCGGGAGCCTACTCCGTAACCTCCGCCGGTCCATCCGGTATTCACCATCCAAACCTGTGATCCGGACTCTGCAATCTTTTCCTTTAACATCTCCGCGTATGTACTCGGTTTTAATGGCAGGAAAGGTGCTCCAAAACAAGTGCTGAAAGTAGGTTTTGGCTCCTTTATTCCTTCTTCTGTTCCCGCGATCTTTGCGGTATAGCCGTTCAGGAAGAAGTACATGGCCTGATCAGCATCTAATTTACTGATAGGAGGTAATACGCCGAAAGCATCACAGGTCAGGAAGAAAATGTTCTTTGGGGTTCCACCCATAGAAGGAATGACAGCATGTTTGATATAAGTCAAAGGATAGCTAACTCTTGTATTCTCCGTAATGGATTTGTTGCTAAAATCTATGCAATTAGAATCTTTATGGAATACCACATTCTCTAATAAGGCTTGTCCACGTATAGCTTGAAAGATTTGTGGTTCGTTTTCAGGGGAAAGGTCTATGACCTTAGCATAACATCCCCCCTCTAGATTGAAAACTCCATTGGGTGTCCATGCGTGCTCATCGTCCCCGATTAATCTGCGGTTAGGATCAGCACTCAAGGTCGTTTTGCCTGTGCCGCTTAAACCAAAGAATAGAGCTACATCTCCTTCTTTGCCTATATTAGCGCTGCAATGCATGGTTAAAACGTTCCTTTCCGAAGGTAATAAGTAGTTCATGACGGTGAACATCCCTTTTTTGATTTCTCCAGTATATCCTGTCCCGCCAATCAAGATGGTCTTGTGCTTTAGGGATATGATGGCAAAGTTGCCTTGTCGCGTACCGTGAATGTCAGGATTCGCATGGAAACCTGGGGCTTGGTATATGGTCCATTCTGATGTAAAATTCTCGTCCTTTTCTATAAACATATTGTCTACGAAAAGGCTGCTGTCAGGCCACTCGGTATAACAGGTTAAGCCTATTCTATATTCGGGATCAGCGCCTACATATACTTCCTTGCTCCAAATCTCAGGTTTGGTATTCAGGTAGGAGATGAGGTCTGTCCTTAATTGCAAAAAGTGCTTTTCATCAATAGGAAGGTTAAAGTCATTCCAGTCTACATGTTCAGCTCCTTCCTTTACAAAGAACTTATCTTTGGGACTTCTGCCAGTAAACTTGCCCGTTCTCACTACGGGAGCGCCAGTTTCACAATGGGATGCTAATCCTAATTTGACCGCTTGCTCTATTAAAAGTTCAGGCTTGAGGTTTTGATGAATTTGTGTTGAAATAGCCGTCATACTGCCTTTTTGATTATATTAGGAATTGCACCCTTTAATTCTCATTTTTGGAGCATTAAAGGGTAAATTCCCGAGGATGTTTATTGATGAAATATTTGTTTTGTGCAAATCTATGTAAATTATAGTTCAATTTTATCTAAATAAAATATTAAATTTATTTATTAATAAAAGTAGAGCTTAAAAATATAAATAGTTGAAAATAAGTAAAATATAAAACAACCGATTGTCTAATGTTATAATCTATTGCAATTTTTTCTAAGTATAGTCTAAAATTTGGTATATGAGAAAATTTATAAAATTTGTTTTGGTCTTCTTTGTCGTAATTCTGGTCCTTTTGTTGGCTCTGGTGCAGTGGATTCCGCGCACACCTTACGAACAGACCGAACATTTTAAGGAGTGGAGAAACATGGATTTGGATTTTGAACAGATAGATTCCACTTATGAGGTAGGATGGGCGAAAGAGAATATCACTCCTGATTTTTCTGTGCCATTGGCCGGGTTTGGGAAGAGAAAGGGTAGGCATTTTGAGTCTGTACATGATTCTATTTATGTAAGGGCTTTTGCTATACGTTCAGGAAAGCGGATTATCCATTTGGTGTCAGCAGACCTATTGTTTATTCCACCTAAGGTGGTGGAAAAACTGGTGGCGAAAGGGGTAGACCTGAGAAATGTCCATTTAGCAGCTACACATAGTCACAGTAGTATTGGAGGCTGGGAAAGCAGTATTACAGGTATGCTTTTTGGAGGGAAATATGATCAAAGAGTAGTAGACTTTTTAGCGGATAAGTTTTATTTCGCCATCCAACAGTCCACATTAAACTTGAGTCCGGGAGAAATCACCTATGGAGAGGTTATAGATGACGAGGACGTAAGGTTCAGGATGAATTCAGATGACGGGGTAAGAGATAGAGAGATACGCGGCTTAAGTTTTATAAAAGATACGGGAGAAAGAGCACACTTGGTTACTTATTCTGCGCATAACACTACTTTGGGGGATAGAAATTCCCAACTTTCACGAGACTATTCCGGAGTCTTAGTGGATTCCCTGCTGCCTGATTTCGGAGCTTATATGGCGGGGGCAGTTGCAGGAATGGGACCAGTAGAAGTGGGGGACACTGAGTTTGATGAGGCGAAGCATCAGGGCGCAGGTGTTTATAAACATTTTCAAAAGAGAACAGAGAAAAAGGTAGGCGCCGGTTTGGTTTCAGAATGGATAAAGATCCCTCTTCCAAAACCCGTGGCTCGATTGAGTAAACATTGGGGTCTAAGGCCTTGGGTCTTTAGGTGGGCCTTTGGGGATTATGATGCATATGTCAAGGTCACACGTCTAGGTTCAACCTTACTATTGGGCATGCCTGCAGATTTTTCCGGTGAAATTATGGTTGAACTGGATGAATACGCCACAGCGAAAGGTTTGGATTTGATCATAACGAGTTTTAATGGAGGGTATATTGGCTATATTACACACGATAAAAGATACGACTCCGGACACTATGAAACCGTAACCATGTCTTGGTATGGGTATCAGAGTGGAGGATATTTTACACAAATTTCAAAGGATATAATTGACCGTTTAAAATGAAGATCAAAATTATTTCAGGAAGTCCACGACAAAGAAGTTTAACCGTGCGGGTGGCGAAGCACCTTTTAAAAAGATTGAAGGAAGAGAAGGTAGATGTAGAACTCATTGATTTGAGAGAACATCAGATTCCATTTGTGGAAACCGTTTGGAGCACTTTGGATAAAGTGCCATCAGAATTCAAAGAATTAGGAGAAAAGATATTCTCAGCGGATGCTTTTATTTTGGTTTCTCCAGAATATAATGGCGGATATTCTCCGGCACTGAAGAATCTTTTAGACCATTTTCCTAAGCAAAGTAGAAAGGTATTTGGTATAGCTACCGCTACAGACGGAGCATTAGGGGCCATGCGCTCGGCGCAGCAACTCATTCAAATGGTGGCTGCCTTCTTTGGTATTCTGAGTCCTCAATTATTAATCACTCCACATGTAGACAAGAAATTTGACGAAGAAGGAAATTTAACGGATGATAGCTTCCAAAAGGCCATTGATACCTTCGTGAGTGAATTCCTTTGGTTAGCAAAAAAAATTAAGGATTGAAAAAGGTTATAATCCTGTGTTGGCTAGCACTAGGTGCTAAAGCGCAAATGATTCCTATAGAGGGCAATACTTGGGGTAAGTCACCGGAAGTGGAAATAGACCATCGCGGTATTAAGCAATGGAAGGATGGTAGAGGTGAATTGTATTTCTTTTCCAAAGAGCAGGGGCAGGCTGAAATTATCTTTTACAGTAAAGGACCTGTAGATATTCAGGTGAGTTTTCAAGGGGCTACTAAACATTTGAAGTTTTCGGGGGAACAAAGCCTGGGTGTATTTCCTATAGATCAAGTGGGTTACCATAGCTTGGTTATGGAAGGAAATGCGGAAAGTCTTCAGGGAGTAGAAGTAAAAGGGATAGAGACCACATTCGTCAAAGATGAGTTCTATTGGGGTAGAAGAGGCCCTTCTGTACATTTTACTTATTCTATGCCGGAAGAGAATGTAGAATGGTTGTATAACGAAGTGACCGTACCAGAAGGTGAGGATGTTATAGGCTCCTACTTCATGGCGAATGGATTTGCGGAGGGGTATTTTGGGATCCAGGTAAATTCTGAGGAGGAAAGAAGGATTTTGTTTTCGGTTTGGAGTCCTTACCAAACGGATGATCCGAACGCTATTCCGGAAGACCAAAGAATAACATTGTTGAAAAAGGGTAAAGGAGTCTATACGGGAGAATTTGGGAACGAAGGAAGTGGAGGTCAATCCTTTAAAAAGCACATGTGGAAAGCCGGACTCACTTATTCTTTCTTAACCAGAATCAGACCTTCAGAAGTGACGGGATCTACAGAGTATACGTCTTACTTTAAAGATGCTGAAACCGGAAAATGGGAGTTGATAGCTTCTTTTAGAAGACCTAAGACCAGTACTTACGCTAAGCGCTTTCATTCCTTTTTGGAGAATTTTATAACAGAGACGGGAGATCAACCCCGGAAGGTGTTATTTGGAAATACTTGGGTTAGGACGGTGAATGGAGAATGGAGGGAATTGACTCGGGCTCGCTTTACGGCAGACGCTACTGCTAGAAAGGGGAATCGTTTAGATTATACGGGAGGGGCGGAAGGACCGTACTTTTATTTAAAAAATTGTGGGTTCTTCTATGCGCCTGTTGAGCTAAATACCGTTTTTGATAGGGAAGCTTCCGGTAAGATTCCTCAGATCATTATGGAGGATTTGGAACGTTAATCCAGAAATTTTGCCGAATATCCACTTTTGAAAAGTGAGGGAAACTGTATATATTTAAGTTTTGTTAATTCAATAAAATAAACATAGAATAATGGGAGGATTAATTTTAATTGGTGTTGTCTTCATGATTATCGGAAGCTTGGTATCAAGCCGTCTAAAGAGCAAATTTGCGCAGTATTCGCAAATAGGCCTTTCCAATGGACTAAGCGGTGAAGCGATTGCCAGAAAAATGCTAGAAGATAATGGTATTTACGATGTGAAAATAACGCAAGTGGACGGTCAATTGACAGACCACTATAATCCTTTGGATAAGACGGTAAACCTAAGTGCGGATGTATATCACGGTAGAAGTGCTGCGGCTGCGGCAGTAGCTGCTCACGAAGTGGGTCATGCCGTGCAACATGCTCAGGCCTATGCAGCTTTGAAATTTAGATCTGCTATGGTTCCTGCAGTAAATATAGCATCTCGTGTGATGGGAATGGCAAACATGTTCTTGATGTTTGGTGGTGTGGCTTTATTGTCGCAAAACAACCCTATGGGAAATACACTTTTATTAGTGTTGATCGCAGCAAACGTAGCATTGGCTTTATTTGCTTTGGTTACCCTTCCGGTAGAATTTGACGCTAGTAAGCGTGCCTTAAACTGGATGGAAACTAGAAATGTAGTTTCACAGAGAGAGCATGGAATGGCGAAGGATGCCTTGAAATGGGCTGCCATGACGTATGTGGT harbors:
- a CDS encoding neutral/alkaline non-lysosomal ceramidase N-terminal domain-containing protein yields the protein MRKFIKFVLVFFVVILVLLLALVQWIPRTPYEQTEHFKEWRNMDLDFEQIDSTYEVGWAKENITPDFSVPLAGFGKRKGRHFESVHDSIYVRAFAIRSGKRIIHLVSADLLFIPPKVVEKLVAKGVDLRNVHLAATHSHSSIGGWESSITGMLFGGKYDQRVVDFLADKFYFAIQQSTLNLSPGEITYGEVIDDEDVRFRMNSDDGVRDREIRGLSFIKDTGERAHLVTYSAHNTTLGDRNSQLSRDYSGVLVDSLLPDFGAYMAGAVAGMGPVEVGDTEFDEAKHQGAGVYKHFQKRTEKKVGAGLVSEWIKIPLPKPVARLSKHWGLRPWVFRWAFGDYDAYVKVTRLGSTLLLGMPADFSGEIMVELDEYATAKGLDLIITSFNGGYIGYITHDKRYDSGHYETVTMSWYGYQSGGYFTQISKDIIDRLK
- a CDS encoding 2-C-methyl-D-erythritol 4-phosphate cytidylyltransferase; the protein is MSQKIAVIVASGTGSRMGSEIPKQFLPLNGKPVLVHTLEKFLSIHDCHIILVLSEAGKAYWQPISEQFFPDTYIPVITGGDTRYQSVKNALNSLDTDVPTIVAIHDAVRPLVPLNVILNAYVVAEQFGSAVTCVDSKDSVRLITEDRNQALERKKVKLIQTPQTFQWDILKKAYELPYIDSFTDDASVVEAAGYTIHLVEGSYANLKITTPEDLFLAEHLLHESAH
- a CDS encoding DUF4199 domain-containing protein, with protein sequence MEKVSTARIALKWGLIFGLVSIVINTIVYTFNLLEHQMLNGLISLVLSFAILYFAFKEFRDLNNGFMKFGQGVGLGSLLFVTAGVLASTYDLVYKRVIDPTVIEKQLDLIQQQNEKMGMSPEMIEQAMEKSRPFIEGPFAFVIMVLSLAFIGLLCSLIMAAIMKKNPPVFE
- the queA gene encoding tRNA preQ1(34) S-adenosylmethionine ribosyltransferase-isomerase QueA, translated to MKLSSFKFDLPDSLIAQHPYEDRDGARMMVLHRKTGKIEHKQFRDIIEYFGDGDVMVANDTKVFPARLYGSKEKTGAKIEVFLLRELNREMRLWDVLVDPARKIRVGNKLYFGDSDLVAEVIDNTTSRGRTIRFLFDGNHEEMMQAIYELGETPIPKDILQREVADYDEERFQTIFAKNEGAVAAPIAGIHFTKNIVRRMEINGVDFAPLTLHIGIGTFRQVEVEDLTKHKTDSENFFIPEATCNIVNRALDENKRVCAIGSTSLRAMESSVSANNRLKPLDNAWTDKFIFPPFDFKIANALLTNFHLPESILLMTTCAFGGYDTVMEAYQVAIKEKYKFFTYGDAMLII
- the gldF gene encoding gliding motility-associated ABC transporter permease subunit GldF is translated as MWSIFRKEVASFFNSLIAYIVIGVFLLLNGWLFWIYPETSILDYGYAEMDTFFQLCPFILLFFIPAVTMRTFSEELRSGTMEYLLTRPVSLWGIILGKYLSCLLIFCLALLPTLIYYFSLYVLGNPAGNIDSAAVAGSYFGLMLLAGVYAAIGVFLSSLTKNQVVAFLVSALVCYVVFVGLDQFSQLFSGSVQYLIAQVGLSIHYNSLGKGVLDSRDIIYMGSVSVLFLLLTYQSLNNIRK
- a CDS encoding PhzF family phenazine biosynthesis protein, which codes for MISLKIFHINTFSSEDFKGNPAGVVPMDFWISDDLMQKIANQNGLSETAFFVKTVRGFAIRWFTPEVEVPLCGHATLASGYVLTEFMNHPDERILFESKSGDLEFVKKDGLFYLDFPAFESHEISLDFPFQKALGVQPQKVYQANEDIMAVFRNEEEIAQIRPDFHALLKLKGRGLIVTAPGKKVDFVSRFFAPSLGINEDAVTGSSFTKLFPYWSKELGKTEFQAMQISERTGKVTGQVLNGRVLIGGEAMPYLKGEIYIKS
- a CDS encoding DUF4199 domain-containing protein translates to MNPIVRKSLIFGSIAGGVCFLFFLVMYFLNPNPLALRRPDLGINIIFIGVAIWYYKRENGGYLHFYEGFSLGFLTNIIAALLTGVLIFLFLQYVDVRPFEEWTAWSKNLLLTDRERSKELMNEQTFQQLLKSFEEKSPAVIIGDELIFKQIAIVACTLFSMGMRKIKP
- the pckA gene encoding phosphoenolpyruvate carboxykinase (ATP) codes for the protein MTAISTQIHQNLKPELLIEQAVKLGLASHCETGAPVVRTGKFTGRSPKDKFFVKEGAEHVDWNDFNLPIDEKHFLQLRTDLISYLNTKPEIWSKEVYVGADPEYRIGLTCYTEWPDSSLFVDNMFIEKDENFTSEWTIYQAPGFHANPDIHGTRQGNFAIISLKHKTILIGGTGYTGEIKKGMFTVMNYLLPSERNVLTMHCSANIGKEGDVALFFGLSGTGKTTLSADPNRRLIGDDEHAWTPNGVFNLEGGCYAKVIDLSPENEPQIFQAIRGQALLENVVFHKDSNCIDFSNKSITENTRVSYPLTYIKHAVIPSMGGTPKNIFFLTCDAFGVLPPISKLDADQAMYFFLNGYTAKIAGTEEGIKEPKPTFSTCFGAPFLPLKPSTYAEMLKEKIAESGSQVWMVNTGWTGGGYGVGSRIKLSYTRAMISAALKGELKGVITQKHPIFGVEMPLCCPGVPSLLLNPANTWENKEQYFEESKKLSTLFEKNHQKFTVETV
- the meaB gene encoding methylmalonyl Co-A mutase-associated GTPase MeaB → MKALIDGIIRGERPSLAKAITLLESSLPQDRQNAAELLRSLPSNDRPTLRIGVTGVPGVGKSTLIESLGLSFIQDGHKVAVLAIDPSSTVTGGSILGDKTRMQQLSQEMDAFIRPSPSKGTLGGLSEHTLQLIKLVEAAGFDRIIVETVGVGQSETDVKQVCDLVLLLTMPTVGDELQGVKRGIMERVDLVVVNKIDLYSEKMVQAFSQGIRQSMHLYQQDLPVFQVSAESGRGMEELVEYLRRQEAGDRKEADLLEFRLRLNQLQKELWDEMVGGLQKEWEEKVLQGGMLPEEAAWELLNTFKQSLQ
- a CDS encoding dihydroorotase; the encoded protein is MERLVKNIKVIDKNSPYHGQKVDLLVSGGKIVGINTESKAEVFDGTDLCVSPGWTDGGTHFKDPGYEWLDDLNSIHEAAAYGGFTRVIGFPNTTPVIQTKEAITYFEHFNRTKPVQLLNLAAVTRECKGEDFTDMIDLHKGGAVGFSDGKEAIQNSDIFLKTLLYLQPLNAVLVVKSEDKYLSMYGQMHEGVTSTLLGMKGIPSAGEELMIMRNLKLLEYSGVQSSLPVLHFSTISTKGSVELIREAKAKGLPVSCDIAAHHLVFKDEDLMGFDTHYKVYPPFRSTEDIEALLEGLKDGTIDMVISDHNSWDAEHKTLEFDVAEFGAVGLQTVFSVCVEKLGLDLAMEKLVYNPRNIFRLPTSSIKEGEEADLTIFSVEEEYECSEDYLKSKGKNTPFLGKVLKGRAKAVVNNRQFKSL